From a region of the Leptospira kmetyi serovar Malaysia str. Bejo-Iso9 genome:
- the aroC gene encoding chorismate synthase: MPSSWGKIFKVSTFGESHGESVGVVVEGVPAGIPIRLEEIQKDLNRRRPGQSNLTTPRDETDTVRVVSGVFEGKTIGSPIALIVDNQNTISKDYENLRTTFRPSHADYTYQVKYGFRAHVGGGRSSVRETIGRVAAAAIARMILKDDLGIETVAWVDSIGTVQSTIGEKYPKSREEVDQNEVRCPEESSANEMRNLILKMKEAGDSVGGTIKCVSYNLPPGLGDPVYDKLDGDLAKAILSIPACKGFEVGSGFSGTLLTGSAHNDEFYVEEGTGRVRTKTNNSGGLQGGISNGEELVIRAAFKPTSTIFKKQNTVNLKGEETTLEAKGRHDPCVLPRAVPIIEAVVNLVLVDAYLYQRAINPQWFQKWANVPDYYKDLEL, from the coding sequence ATGCCTTCTAGTTGGGGAAAAATCTTTAAAGTCAGTACGTTCGGAGAATCTCACGGAGAATCCGTGGGGGTGGTTGTCGAAGGAGTTCCCGCGGGAATCCCCATTCGTTTAGAAGAAATTCAAAAAGACTTAAACCGAAGAAGACCGGGCCAAAGCAATCTTACAACACCTCGAGACGAGACCGATACGGTTCGAGTCGTATCGGGAGTTTTCGAAGGAAAAACGATCGGGTCGCCGATCGCACTCATTGTCGATAATCAGAACACGATCTCCAAAGATTACGAAAATCTTAGAACGACGTTCAGACCTTCTCACGCGGATTACACGTATCAAGTGAAGTACGGTTTCCGCGCTCACGTAGGTGGCGGTCGTTCTTCCGTCAGAGAAACGATCGGCCGCGTAGCGGCCGCAGCCATCGCAAGAATGATACTCAAGGACGATCTCGGAATCGAAACCGTAGCTTGGGTCGATTCGATCGGAACCGTTCAATCCACAATCGGAGAAAAATATCCGAAGTCCAGGGAAGAGGTCGATCAAAACGAAGTTCGTTGTCCCGAAGAATCCAGCGCCAACGAAATGCGAAACCTGATTCTCAAGATGAAAGAAGCCGGCGACAGTGTCGGCGGAACGATCAAATGCGTGTCCTACAATCTTCCTCCCGGATTGGGAGATCCCGTTTACGACAAATTAGACGGAGATCTTGCAAAGGCCATTCTTTCTATTCCCGCTTGTAAGGGATTTGAAGTCGGTTCCGGATTTTCGGGAACCCTTTTAACGGGAAGCGCGCATAACGATGAATTTTACGTCGAGGAAGGAACCGGAAGAGTCAGAACCAAAACGAACAATTCCGGCGGACTTCAGGGCGGAATTTCCAACGGAGAAGAACTCGTGATCCGCGCGGCCTTCAAACCGACTTCCACGATATTTAAAAAACAGAATACGGTAAATCTTAAGGGAGAAGAAACCACTCTCGAAGCCAAAGGTCGTCACGATCCTTGCGTTCTTCCCCGAGCCGTTCCCATCATCGAAGCGGTCGTCAACTTGGTCCTCGTGGATGCGTATCTCTATCAAAGAGCGATCAATCCTCAGTGGTTTCAAAAATGGGCGAACGTCCCCGATTATTACAAAGACTTAGAACTTTAA
- a CDS encoding 2Fe-2S iron-sulfur cluster-binding protein, which translates to MVKIKIDGIEYEVDEKKNLISAAKDVGIDIPFFCYHPKLSIVGMCRMCLIEIEGVPRLQAACNTKVTEGLSIFTKNDRIKEAREGTMEFLLANHPLDCPVCDKAGECQLQDNAFKEGKGNSRFTLEKRNVPQEEIGSNLIINHNRCIVCYRCVRFEEEIVGESNLGLFERGYHSIIGLAKNEPIQHNFQGALADLCPTGALLNNKTLFKSRVWWYKNAESICHGCSTGCNITTNVRDNKMYRYMPRIDEEKDMYFLCDKGRFDIDWLNENRLFAYYQNGKVSESAVVLPAIAEKIGTANKIAILGGANESNENLKSILQSVASFGKSVIVEARVQDVQYKAPEQRDFLMTTDLRPNTKGATDVGFVSTQGIDSIRKSVESGEIDLVFVIQENRKEFLPSISSNVTLVMLSTNLTESVSEAAYGVPIQTFAEQAGSFTNKNGLNQHFQKAMEPPKGLLNSGSVFQRLADLISASSPKEVGVGNR; encoded by the coding sequence ATGGTAAAAATCAAGATCGACGGAATCGAGTATGAGGTGGATGAAAAAAAGAACCTCATATCAGCGGCTAAAGATGTCGGAATCGATATTCCTTTCTTCTGTTATCACCCAAAACTTTCCATCGTGGGCATGTGTAGAATGTGCCTTATCGAAATCGAAGGTGTTCCGAGACTTCAAGCGGCCTGCAACACCAAGGTAACGGAAGGGCTTTCCATTTTCACGAAAAACGATCGTATCAAGGAAGCCCGCGAAGGTACGATGGAATTCCTATTGGCCAATCACCCCTTGGATTGTCCCGTCTGCGACAAAGCGGGCGAATGTCAGCTCCAGGACAACGCGTTCAAGGAAGGAAAAGGCAATTCCAGATTTACATTAGAAAAACGGAATGTTCCTCAGGAAGAGATCGGTTCGAACCTGATCATCAATCATAATCGTTGTATCGTATGTTATCGTTGCGTTCGTTTCGAAGAAGAGATCGTGGGAGAATCCAATCTCGGTCTGTTCGAACGCGGATATCATTCCATCATCGGTCTTGCTAAGAATGAACCGATCCAACACAACTTTCAAGGCGCGCTCGCGGATCTTTGTCCGACCGGAGCGCTTCTCAACAATAAAACCTTATTCAAATCGAGAGTTTGGTGGTATAAAAACGCGGAATCGATCTGTCACGGTTGTAGCACGGGTTGTAACATAACGACCAACGTAAGAGACAACAAAATGTATCGTTATATGCCTCGAATCGACGAAGAGAAAGACATGTATTTTCTCTGCGACAAGGGACGTTTCGATATCGATTGGTTGAACGAGAATCGTCTGTTCGCTTATTATCAAAATGGAAAAGTTTCCGAAAGTGCCGTCGTATTACCTGCGATCGCCGAAAAAATCGGAACCGCGAACAAAATCGCGATTCTCGGCGGAGCGAACGAATCGAACGAAAATTTAAAATCCATTCTTCAAAGTGTGGCATCTTTCGGAAAATCGGTTATCGTGGAAGCGAGGGTTCAGGACGTTCAATACAAGGCGCCGGAACAAAGGGACTTTTTGATGACCACGGATTTGAGACCGAATACAAAAGGAGCGACCGATGTCGGATTCGTATCCACGCAAGGAATCGACTCGATTCGTAAATCCGTCGAATCCGGAGAAATCGATCTGGTTTTTGTGATTCAGGAGAATCGAAAAGAATTTTTACCTTCCATTTCGTCTAACGTGACCCTTGTCATGTTGTCCACCAATTTGACCGAAAGCGTTTCCGAAGCGGCTTACGGAGTTCCGATTCAAACGTTTGCGGAACAAGCGGGTTCTTTCACGAACAAAAACGGATTGAATCAGCATTTTCAAAAGGCGATGGAACCTCCGAAAGGATTGTTGAACTCCGGTTCCGTATTTCAAAGACTTGCGGATTTGATTTCCGCTTCTTCTCCAAAGGAGGTGGGCGTTGGGAACCGTTAA